One window from the genome of Dongia rigui encodes:
- the motB gene encoding flagellar motor protein MotB, whose translation MADERPIIIKRIKKSGGGHHGGAWKVAYADFVTAMMAFFLLLWLLGNTTDEQKKAIGNYFSPTLAMSSSSTTVAVMDGQPQVMETTAGGAAAEVDVEEDGTGQTGDGTGNSDQEQAASATSQGEKPIDEQQAEKALQAAETKRFEEVKQQIKQVIDQSPDLSGLKDNLQIDQTPEGLRIQLLDKEKESMFSSGSADMAEKSRKLLSLVAQAVKGLPNKLAISGHTDATPYVGTDGRSNWELSSDRANAARRVLVQNGVDPAHVRNVVGRADTDPFIKENPSDPQNRRISIVLLSEVHPASSEQGNAAPTPASAAPAEPAAPPAEIIPPSGAEGEASH comes from the coding sequence ATGGCGGATGAAAGACCAATCATCATCAAGCGCATCAAGAAGTCGGGCGGCGGCCATCATGGCGGCGCCTGGAAAGTGGCCTATGCCGATTTCGTGACCGCGATGATGGCTTTCTTCCTGCTGCTGTGGCTGCTTGGCAACACGACCGACGAGCAGAAAAAGGCGATCGGCAACTATTTCAGCCCGACCCTTGCCATGTCCTCGTCATCCACCACCGTTGCCGTCATGGACGGTCAGCCGCAGGTGATGGAGACGACGGCCGGCGGTGCGGCTGCCGAAGTGGACGTCGAAGAGGACGGAACCGGCCAGACCGGCGACGGCACCGGCAATTCAGATCAAGAGCAAGCGGCGAGCGCGACCTCGCAGGGCGAAAAGCCAATCGACGAGCAGCAGGCCGAAAAGGCCCTGCAGGCCGCCGAAACAAAACGCTTCGAGGAAGTGAAGCAGCAGATCAAGCAGGTCATCGACCAGTCACCGGACCTCTCTGGCCTCAAGGACAATCTGCAAATCGACCAGACGCCGGAAGGTCTGCGCATTCAGCTCCTCGACAAGGAAAAAGAGTCGATGTTCTCGTCCGGCAGCGCCGACATGGCCGAGAAAAGCCGCAAGCTGCTGAGCCTTGTCGCCCAGGCCGTCAAAGGCTTGCCGAACAAGCTCGCCATTTCAGGTCATACGGACGCAACGCCTTATGTCGGGACCGATGGCCGCAGCAACTGGGAACTGTCATCCGATCGCGCCAATGCTGCGCGGCGCGTGCTGGTCCAGAACGGTGTGGACCCGGCGCATGTGCGCAATGTCGTCGGTCGCGCCGATACCGATCCCTTTATCAAGGAAAACCCCAGCGATCCGCAGAACAGGCGCATTTCCATCGTGCTGTTGAGCGAGGTTCACCCAGCGTCGAGCGAGCAGGGCAATGCGGCGCCGACACCGGCCTCCGCAGCGCCCGCCGAACCCGCGGCACCGCCAGCCGAGATCATCCCGCCGTCCGGCGCCGAGGGTGAAGCCAGCCACTGA
- a CDS encoding TRAP transporter substrate-binding protein: MRRRRFLTGALTAGAAGAATLASTFPKPALAQDRIEWKMVTAWPKGLPGLGSSAERLAERINQLSGGRLTVKVFAGGELVSPLQGFAAVSQGTAEMAHDFSLYHIGQMPAAGFFSAVPFGLIPTEFNGWINFAGGQELWDELYDAAGVKPFLAGNTGVQMGGWFLKEVNSVADLKGRKFSIPGYGGEALKKLGVDVQPMASGELFAKLQDGAIDGAEWVGPYNDLSLGLYKITKLYYWPGFQEPGTGLECIVNKGKFAGLPDDLKQIVAAACMAENGLTAAEYSGRSPAALATLVNEHDVQLKKFSREILIAFGNASSEVVKSVLDNGDDVTKRIVASYLKYRKTTLNWTRVSEGGYLAARDLGFDYPTG, from the coding sequence ATGCGACGTCGTCGCTTTCTGACCGGTGCCCTGACGGCCGGAGCCGCGGGTGCCGCCACCTTGGCCAGCACCTTCCCGAAGCCTGCCTTGGCGCAGGATCGCATCGAATGGAAGATGGTGACGGCGTGGCCCAAGGGCCTGCCCGGTCTGGGATCGAGCGCCGAGCGACTGGCGGAGCGCATCAATCAGCTGTCGGGTGGCCGACTGACCGTGAAGGTCTTCGCTGGCGGCGAGTTGGTTTCCCCGTTGCAGGGTTTTGCCGCCGTCTCACAAGGCACGGCCGAGATGGCGCATGACTTCTCGCTCTATCACATCGGCCAGATGCCGGCGGCTGGCTTCTTCAGCGCCGTGCCGTTCGGCCTTATCCCCACCGAGTTCAATGGTTGGATCAATTTCGCCGGTGGGCAGGAATTGTGGGACGAACTCTACGATGCAGCCGGCGTGAAGCCATTCCTTGCCGGCAATACCGGCGTGCAAATGGGCGGCTGGTTCCTCAAAGAAGTGAACTCGGTTGCCGATCTCAAGGGCCGAAAATTCAGCATTCCCGGCTATGGCGGCGAAGCCTTGAAGAAACTGGGCGTCGACGTGCAGCCGATGGCAAGCGGCGAGCTTTTTGCCAAATTGCAGGACGGCGCCATTGATGGCGCCGAGTGGGTCGGCCCCTATAACGACCTGTCGCTCGGCCTCTACAAGATCACGAAGTTATATTACTGGCCCGGCTTCCAGGAACCCGGCACGGGCCTGGAATGCATCGTCAACAAGGGTAAGTTCGCTGGCTTGCCAGACGATCTAAAGCAGATCGTGGCGGCGGCCTGCATGGCCGAAAACGGCCTGACAGCCGCCGAATATAGCGGCCGCAGCCCCGCCGCATTGGCGACACTGGTCAACGAGCACGACGTGCAGCTGAAGAAATTCTCGCGCGAAATCCTCATCGCCTTTGGCAATGCGTCGAGCGAAGTGGTGAAGTCCGTCCTCGACAATGGCGATGACGTGACCAAGCGGATCGTCGCCTCCTATCTCAAATATCGCAAGACGACCCTCAATTGGACGCGTGTCAGCGAAGGCGGATATCTCGCCGCCCGTGACCTCGGATTTGACTATCCGACCGGTTAG
- a CDS encoding CaiB/BaiF CoA transferase family protein — MAQSGASAAPVEGPLAGIIVVDLTRVLAGPFCTMLLADLGARVIKVENPKGGDDSRAYGPFINGKSGYFIAQNRGKESIALDLKNEGDQAILHRLLKRADVLIENFRPGTMARLGFGPEEMKKRYPQLIFASTSGFGQTGPYADRPAYDIIAQAMGGIMSITGHEGSEPTRVGASIGDLGAGLFTALGIVSALHHRNRSGEGITVDVAMLDSQLALLENAIARYYSTGKAPKPLGARHPSIAPFEAYRTQDSHVVIACGNDSLFRTFCGVIEHPHLADDPRFATNAKRSENVVALKAALEAFLTEKPSAHWLELFNRTGIPSAPINDVAQAIHDPQVQHRQIVLPVADESVAPLAVAGSPIKFSGFATPATRPAAPELDQDRARILADFP; from the coding sequence ATGGCGCAAAGTGGCGCAAGTGCTGCACCCGTCGAGGGACCGCTGGCCGGAATTATTGTGGTCGACCTCACTCGCGTGCTGGCCGGCCCTTTTTGCACCATGCTGCTGGCCGATCTCGGCGCCCGTGTCATCAAGGTGGAAAATCCCAAGGGCGGGGATGATTCCCGTGCCTATGGCCCCTTCATCAACGGCAAGTCGGGGTATTTCATCGCCCAGAATCGTGGCAAGGAATCGATTGCGCTCGACCTCAAAAACGAAGGCGACCAGGCCATTCTGCATCGCCTGTTGAAGCGCGCCGACGTCCTGATCGAGAATTTCCGCCCAGGCACCATGGCGCGCCTCGGCTTCGGGCCGGAGGAAATGAAGAAGCGCTATCCGCAACTCATCTTCGCCTCCACCTCCGGTTTCGGGCAGACCGGACCCTACGCCGACCGCCCAGCCTATGACATCATCGCCCAGGCCATGGGCGGCATCATGAGCATCACCGGCCATGAGGGCAGCGAACCCACGCGCGTCGGCGCCTCGATCGGTGATCTCGGGGCGGGTCTCTTCACGGCCCTTGGCATCGTGTCGGCGCTCCATCACCGCAATCGTTCGGGCGAAGGCATCACTGTCGATGTGGCGATGCTGGACAGCCAGTTGGCGCTGCTCGAGAACGCGATCGCCCGCTATTACTCGACCGGCAAGGCGCCCAAACCCCTGGGCGCCCGCCATCCGTCGATTGCCCCCTTCGAAGCCTACCGTACGCAGGACAGCCATGTCGTCATCGCCTGCGGCAACGATTCCCTGTTCCGCACCTTTTGCGGGGTCATCGAGCATCCGCATCTGGCCGACGATCCGCGCTTTGCCACCAATGCGAAGCGATCGGAGAATGTCGTGGCGCTGAAGGCGGCACTCGAGGCCTTCCTGACCGAAAAGCCCTCGGCGCATTGGCTGGAGCTGTTCAACCGCACCGGCATCCCGTCGGCGCCGATCAATGACGTGGCGCAGGCGATCCATGACCCACAGGTTCAGCACCGGCAGATCGTTCTGCCCGTGGCGGATGAAAGTGTCGCCCCCCTGGCGGTGGCTGGCTCGCCGATCAAGTTCTCCGGCTTTGCGACACCGGCAACGCGGCCGGCAGCACCGGAACTCGATCAGGACCGCGCACGCATCCTGGCCGATTTCCCCTGA
- a CDS encoding type III PLP-dependent enzyme domain-containing protein — MAKEFDSVRSMIEALKPSYPVYCLRPDIINQAAGRFLEQFPGRVLYAVKCNPHPDVLRALHKGGIRHFDTASLPEIAQVRESFPDAACYFMHPVKGRAVIGTAAKVYEIDTYIVDHPSELNKILQELGGAEGLTIYVRLKTPPVDGAFYHLASKFGADVDDAAAMLRDAASRGCRVGLAFHVGSQCLVPGAYGEALKIVGDVLEKAKVDIVGLDVGGGFPAEYLGTNMPPFEDFIREIEEGVKKLKLRRDCVLMCEPGRALVAHAISVVTQVQLRKDDQLYINDGVYGSLSETVDAGVKLPARAHRLNGALTGAPKDFILNGPTCDSLDVLPSTFSLPSDIDEGDWIEIDRVGAYSSALATRFNGFTPETLVVVHDQAIGSVR; from the coding sequence ATGGCCAAGGAATTCGACAGCGTGCGCAGCATGATCGAGGCGCTCAAACCCAGCTATCCCGTCTATTGCCTGCGGCCGGATATCATCAACCAGGCCGCCGGGCGCTTCCTGGAGCAGTTCCCGGGGCGCGTGCTCTATGCCGTGAAATGCAACCCGCATCCCGACGTGCTGCGCGCGTTGCACAAGGGCGGCATCCGCCATTTCGATACGGCGTCCTTGCCAGAGATCGCGCAGGTGCGCGAGAGCTTCCCTGATGCTGCCTGCTATTTCATGCATCCGGTGAAGGGGCGTGCCGTCATCGGCACAGCCGCCAAGGTCTATGAGATCGACACCTACATCGTCGACCATCCCAGCGAACTGAATAAGATCTTGCAGGAGCTTGGCGGTGCCGAGGGCCTCACCATCTATGTGCGCCTGAAGACGCCGCCGGTCGATGGTGCCTTCTATCACCTGGCCTCCAAGTTCGGTGCCGATGTCGATGACGCCGCGGCGATGCTGCGCGACGCGGCGTCGCGCGGCTGCCGCGTCGGTCTTGCCTTCCATGTCGGCTCGCAATGCCTGGTGCCCGGCGCCTATGGCGAGGCGTTGAAGATCGTTGGCGATGTCTTGGAGAAAGCCAAGGTCGATATCGTCGGGCTTGATGTCGGCGGTGGCTTCCCCGCGGAGTATCTCGGCACGAACATGCCGCCTTTCGAAGATTTCATCCGCGAGATCGAAGAGGGTGTTAAAAAATTGAAGCTGCGCCGCGATTGCGTGCTGATGTGCGAACCCGGCCGTGCGCTGGTCGCCCACGCCATTTCGGTGGTGACGCAGGTGCAGCTCCGGAAGGATGACCAGCTCTATATCAATGACGGTGTCTATGGTTCGCTGTCCGAAACCGTCGATGCCGGTGTCAAGCTGCCGGCACGCGCGCATCGCCTGAATGGCGCGCTGACGGGGGCGCCCAAGGATTTCATCCTCAACGGCCCGACCTGCGACTCACTTGATGTGCTGCCCTCGACCTTCTCGCTGCCGTCGGATATCGACGAAGGCGATTGGATCGAGATCGACCGTGTCGGCGCTTATTCGAGTGCGCTCGCCACACGCTTCAACGGCTTCACGCCGGAGACATTGGTGGTCGTCCATGATCAGGCGATCGGGTCCGTGCGCTGA
- a CDS encoding arginyltransferase, whose amino-acid sequence MSVQSRSFPISFMVTTEVPCPYLPERMERKIITELSGSQASDLFELLSRAGFRRSHSIAYRPACAGCQACVPVRIDIANFHPSRSLRKVLARNADLVTEIRPAHPTQEQYQLFSRYLDLRHNDGEMVGMGPQDYASMIADSPIDTRMIEFRDGARNLIAACLTDWSSDGISAVYSFFAADRASNSLGSLVVLRLIELARQTGLPYLYLGYWVRGSQKMDYKRRFQPLERYGPDGWQPLRLEP is encoded by the coding sequence ATGAGCGTTCAAAGTCGCAGCTTCCCGATCAGCTTCATGGTGACCACCGAGGTCCCCTGCCCCTATCTGCCTGAGCGCATGGAACGCAAGATCATCACCGAGCTGTCCGGCAGCCAGGCGAGCGATCTCTTTGAACTGCTTTCACGGGCCGGTTTCCGTCGCAGCCACTCGATTGCCTACCGCCCGGCCTGTGCCGGCTGCCAGGCCTGCGTGCCGGTACGCATCGACATCGCCAATTTCCATCCATCCCGTTCGTTGCGAAAAGTGCTGGCCCGGAATGCCGATCTCGTGACCGAGATTCGCCCGGCACACCCCACGCAGGAACAGTACCAGCTGTTCAGCCGCTATCTCGACCTGCGGCATAATGACGGGGAAATGGTCGGCATGGGGCCGCAGGATTACGCCAGCATGATCGCCGACAGCCCGATCGACACCCGGATGATCGAGTTCCGGGACGGGGCGCGCAATCTGATTGCAGCCTGCCTCACCGATTGGAGTTCGGACGGCATTTCGGCCGTTTACAGCTTCTTTGCCGCCGATCGCGCCAGCAACAGCCTGGGCAGCCTGGTTGTCCTGCGCCTGATTGAGCTCGCGCGGCAGACGGGTCTCCCCTACCTCTATCTGGGCTATTGGGTCAGAGGCAGCCAGAAGATGGATTACAAGCGACGCTTCCAGCCGCTGGAGCGGTATGGTCCGGACGGCTGGCAGCCCCTCCGCCTGGAGCCCTGA
- a CDS encoding alpha/beta fold hydrolase, translating into MRQKSFLGLSPAGFHNIAYTEWGDPTASRTIVCCHGLTRNGRDFDALATRLAKHARVICPDIVGRGRSDWLRDAAHYAYPQYCADMNALIARLDISELDWVGTSMGGLIGMTLAAQVGTPIRRLVVNDVGPFVPKTALLRISDYVGLDNRFSSLKAVETHLRKVLAPFGPLTDAQWQHLVAHGHRQRSDGTFGLAYDPAIAINVKMAVQDWDLWPVWDRINVPTLVLRGAESDLLLPQTAEEMTQRGPRAKLVTWPGMGHAPALMAPDQIGLIEEWLTAN; encoded by the coding sequence ATGCGGCAGAAATCGTTCCTGGGGCTGAGCCCCGCGGGTTTCCACAACATCGCCTACACCGAATGGGGCGACCCGACGGCCTCCCGCACGATCGTCTGCTGCCATGGCCTCACGCGGAACGGGCGCGATTTCGATGCGCTGGCGACGCGCCTGGCCAAGCATGCGCGCGTGATCTGTCCGGATATCGTCGGTCGCGGCCGCAGCGACTGGCTGCGCGACGCGGCGCATTACGCCTATCCGCAATACTGCGCCGACATGAATGCGCTGATCGCACGCCTCGACATTTCTGAACTCGACTGGGTCGGCACCTCCATGGGCGGTCTCATCGGCATGACCTTGGCGGCGCAAGTGGGAACACCGATCCGGCGCCTGGTGGTCAATGATGTCGGACCTTTCGTGCCCAAGACCGCACTGCTGCGCATCTCAGACTATGTCGGCCTCGATAATCGGTTCTCATCGCTCAAGGCAGTCGAGACTCATCTGCGCAAAGTGCTGGCGCCGTTCGGACCTTTGACCGATGCGCAATGGCAGCATCTGGTCGCACACGGCCATCGGCAGCGGTCCGACGGCACCTTTGGCCTGGCATATGATCCGGCGATCGCCATCAACGTAAAGATGGCTGTCCAGGACTGGGACCTGTGGCCCGTCTGGGACCGTATCAACGTGCCGACCTTGGTATTGCGTGGGGCGGAGTCCGATCTGCTGCTGCCGCAGACGGCCGAAGAAATGACGCAGCGCGGCCCGCGCGCAAAGCTCGTGACCTGGCCCGGCATGGGGCACGCGCCGGCGCTGATGGCGCCCGACCAGATAGGCCTGATCGAGGAATGGCTGACGGCGAACTGA
- the motA gene encoding flagellar motor stator protein MotA, whose translation MLVIVGIVVVFGCVFGAYAVHGGHLGVLWQPSEFVIILGAAVGALIISSTKTGLKAVGAGFKRALKGPHYKKPDYLELLSVLYQIFRLAKTKGMLALEQHVEKPDESPLFAQFPKFQHDHHAVEFLCDYLRMMTLGTENPNEVETLIDAELETHHAELHVGSHAIQNTADAMPALGIVAAVLGVIHTMGSITEPPEVLGHLIGAALVGTFFGILMSYGVFAPIASSVNATDTADAKYFQCIKAGLLAHMQGYPPAVSVEFARKVLWSTERPSFYEVEQAVSALPAP comes from the coding sequence ATGCTGGTCATCGTAGGTATCGTCGTCGTCTTCGGCTGCGTCTTTGGCGCCTATGCGGTGCATGGCGGCCATCTCGGCGTCCTTTGGCAGCCGTCGGAATTCGTCATCATCCTGGGCGCCGCGGTCGGCGCCCTGATCATTTCCAGTACCAAGACCGGCCTCAAGGCCGTCGGTGCGGGTTTCAAACGCGCCCTTAAAGGGCCGCATTACAAGAAGCCGGACTATCTGGAGTTGCTCTCGGTTCTCTACCAGATCTTCCGTCTTGCCAAGACCAAGGGCATGCTGGCCCTGGAACAGCATGTGGAAAAGCCGGACGAGAGCCCCCTCTTCGCCCAGTTTCCGAAATTCCAGCATGATCATCATGCCGTCGAATTTCTGTGCGACTATCTGCGCATGATGACACTGGGAACCGAGAACCCGAACGAAGTCGAAACCCTGATCGACGCAGAACTCGAAACCCATCATGCCGAACTGCATGTTGGCTCGCACGCGATTCAGAATACTGCGGATGCCATGCCGGCGCTCGGTATCGTCGCTGCCGTGCTGGGCGTCATTCACACCATGGGTTCGATCACCGAGCCGCCGGAAGTGCTGGGCCACCTGATCGGCGCGGCGCTCGTGGGTACGTTCTTCGGTATTCTGATGTCCTACGGCGTCTTTGCGCCGATTGCGAGTTCCGTGAACGCGACGGACACCGCCGATGCCAAGTATTTCCAATGCATCAAGGCCGGTTTGCTGGCGCATATGCAGGGTTATCCCCCAGCGGTGTCGGTGGAATTCGCCCGCAAGGTCCTGTGGTCGACGGAACGGCCGAGCTTCTACGAAGTCGAACAGGCCGTCAGCGCCCTGCCGGCGCCCTAA
- a CDS encoding RDD family protein, which translates to MTDRKLPSIELARLESARDPHHADADFAPRPAIDLSDSRRFEGILLRRSCAALFDFMIVAVISTVLWLANCVATVGTLGLVSLPAFVLAPVVIHLAMCTYLLAGMQGATFGMRAFGIRVVNVEGRPMDHVQAFLTTAMFFATVPIFLPALAVGFFTQRSRLLHDIVVGTVVLRSNPG; encoded by the coding sequence GTGACCGACCGCAAACTGCCTTCGATTGAACTGGCGCGCCTCGAAAGCGCCCGTGACCCGCATCATGCGGACGCGGACTTCGCCCCGCGCCCTGCGATCGATCTCAGCGACAGCCGGCGTTTCGAGGGCATCCTCCTGCGCCGGTCCTGTGCCGCATTGTTCGATTTCATGATCGTCGCCGTGATCTCGACGGTCTTGTGGCTGGCCAATTGCGTTGCGACGGTGGGCACCTTGGGATTGGTGTCCCTGCCGGCGTTTGTCCTCGCACCGGTGGTCATTCACCTTGCCATGTGCACCTACCTTCTGGCGGGCATGCAAGGGGCCACCTTTGGCATGCGCGCCTTTGGTATCCGCGTGGTTAACGTCGAGGGCCGGCCGATGGACCATGTGCAGGCGTTCCTCACCACCGCCATGTTCTTCGCGACCGTGCCTATTTTCCTGCCGGCGCTTGCGGTCGGCTTCTTTACCCAACGCTCTCGCCTGCTCCACGACATCGTGGTCGGGACGGTCGTCCTGCGCTCGAATCCCGGCTGA
- a CDS encoding penicillin acylase family protein, whose amino-acid sequence MSKTLRWALRIIGGILCLLVVMPVGGYLYLRSGLPQIDGEITLKGIKAAVSITRDDRGIPTISAQSSNDAYFALGFVHAQDRLFQMDGMRRLGAGRLSEILGDTTLETDRMMRTLGLYRSAEDQVNAASPALKAALTAYAAGVNAFITDHSGAWSPEFYLLNYRPEPWQPADSLVWGRLMALDLSNNWQAEVSNRSLKRGVPAYLYDLLVTAPSPRAASNDDGSVPAWRQPLSEASNSWVVGAQRSASGKPLIANDPHLGLALPSTWYLARIETPDMTWTGATAPGLPFVMIGTNGRVAWTFTTTHGDTQDLFEEKLVAGRADQYETPDGPQAFTARQETIRVKGAEDVEITVRSTRHGPVVSDLGGDPGTPDTVLALSWTALLPGDRTPEAILGINKAQDAAALEVALVDFHAPQQNIVYADAEGVTGFIAAGRVPERSAIFEDSRLPAPGWNGAYDWLGTLPMSSLPQLRGDSGDFLVTANNDIRPLGYRPFITADWPDDARAKRIRALLGAEPQQNLDRLKAIQLDNYSAPLLAFTRHWQDAAKSADPEMAAILADWDGSMDRDAAAPLIATIWVDRVAKQLLADEMRGHFADWWFWQIDRLELLLADGRACDNVDSPAKESCTDVLSAAFNDTRRDLTTAYGRDPARWHWGDSHRAPFKHPVYSQIPVLNDWLAADLSTDGDFFSVNRGTTLPPRSGVALPHVHGPSLRFLMDLADPDGALFVLAGGQSGNPLSPHFADGLADWRDGTYRGLKDGGVNQLVLEPATAP is encoded by the coding sequence ATGTCAAAAACGTTGCGCTGGGCCTTGCGCATCATCGGCGGCATCTTGTGCCTGCTCGTCGTCATGCCGGTGGGTGGATATCTTTATCTCCGCAGCGGATTGCCGCAGATCGATGGCGAGATCACGCTGAAGGGCATCAAGGCCGCCGTGTCGATCACCCGCGACGACCGCGGCATTCCCACGATCAGCGCGCAATCCAGCAACGACGCCTATTTCGCCCTGGGCTTCGTGCATGCCCAGGATCGCCTGTTCCAGATGGATGGCATGCGGCGCCTGGGCGCCGGCCGCCTGTCCGAGATCCTTGGCGATACCACGCTGGAAACCGACCGGATGATGCGTACGCTTGGCCTCTACCGTTCGGCCGAGGATCAGGTCAATGCGGCAAGCCCCGCACTCAAGGCGGCGCTCACCGCTTATGCCGCAGGTGTGAATGCCTTCATCACCGATCACAGCGGCGCCTGGTCGCCGGAATTCTATCTGTTGAACTATCGCCCCGAGCCCTGGCAGCCGGCGGATTCCCTGGTCTGGGGACGGTTGATGGCCCTCGATCTTTCCAACAACTGGCAGGCGGAGGTCAGCAACCGCTCGCTGAAGCGCGGGGTGCCGGCTTATCTCTATGATCTTCTCGTAACCGCACCCTCGCCCCGGGCCGCCAGCAATGACGATGGCAGCGTTCCAGCATGGCGCCAGCCGCTGAGCGAGGCATCGAACAGCTGGGTGGTGGGTGCCCAGCGTAGCGCCAGTGGCAAGCCGCTCATCGCCAACGACCCGCATCTTGGCCTGGCCCTTCCGTCGACCTGGTATCTGGCACGGATCGAGACGCCGGATATGACCTGGACCGGTGCCACGGCACCGGGTCTCCCCTTCGTCATGATCGGCACCAATGGCCGTGTCGCCTGGACCTTTACGACGACGCATGGCGACACACAGGACCTGTTCGAAGAGAAGCTGGTCGCCGGCCGCGCAGATCAATATGAAACGCCCGATGGGCCGCAGGCCTTCACCGCCCGCCAAGAGACGATCCGCGTCAAAGGCGCCGAGGATGTCGAGATCACCGTGCGCAGCACGCGGCACGGCCCGGTTGTCTCCGATCTCGGCGGCGACCCAGGCACGCCGGACACGGTGCTGGCGCTGAGCTGGACGGCGCTTCTGCCGGGTGACCGCACGCCCGAGGCGATCCTGGGCATCAACAAGGCGCAGGATGCGGCAGCGCTGGAAGTGGCACTGGTCGATTTCCATGCCCCTCAGCAGAATATCGTCTATGCCGACGCCGAAGGGGTGACGGGCTTCATCGCCGCCGGCCGCGTGCCGGAGCGCAGCGCCATTTTCGAGGACAGCCGCTTGCCGGCACCAGGCTGGAACGGCGCCTATGACTGGTTGGGCACCTTGCCCATGTCATCGTTGCCGCAACTCCGCGGCGACAGCGGCGATTTCCTCGTCACCGCCAACAACGATATAAGGCCCCTGGGCTATCGCCCCTTCATCACCGCCGATTGGCCCGACGATGCGCGTGCCAAGCGCATTCGCGCGTTGCTGGGCGCCGAGCCGCAACAGAACCTGGATCGCCTGAAGGCCATCCAGCTCGACAACTACTCCGCCCCCCTGCTCGCTTTCACGCGACACTGGCAGGACGCGGCCAAGAGCGCTGATCCGGAAATGGCCGCCATCCTTGCCGATTGGGACGGATCGATGGATCGCGACGCCGCCGCGCCACTGATTGCCACGATCTGGGTCGACCGTGTCGCCAAGCAGCTCCTTGCCGACGAGATGCGCGGGCATTTTGCCGATTGGTGGTTCTGGCAGATCGACCGGTTGGAGCTTCTGCTGGCCGATGGCCGCGCCTGCGACAACGTGGATAGCCCGGCCAAGGAAAGCTGCACGGATGTCCTCAGCGCAGCCTTCAACGACACCCGACGCGATTTGACGACGGCCTATGGCCGCGATCCGGCGCGTTGGCATTGGGGCGATAGTCATCGCGCACCCTTCAAGCACCCCGTCTACAGCCAGATTCCGGTTCTGAATGACTGGCTCGCCGCCGATCTCTCGACCGATGGCGACTTCTTCTCGGTCAATCGCGGCACCACGCTGCCGCCCCGCAGCGGCGTCGCCCTGCCCCATGTCCATGGCCCCAGCCTGCGGTTCCTGATGGACCTCGCCGACCCCGACGGCGCGCTGTTCGTGCTGGCCGGCGGCCAATCGGGCAATCCATTGTCGCCCCATTTCGCCGACGGCTTGGCCGATTGGCGCGACGGCACCTATCGCGGGCTGAAGGATGGCGGGGTCAATCAGCTTGTCCTGGAGCCCGCAACCGCCCCATGA
- a CDS encoding YheT family hydrolase, with product MADGELRILQKIELPPFRPLRLWRGGDLQTLRNWLRPPKDTLDQWPGEGHIFNCHDGSGDRLIAKLHRPGHPGRRPLVLLIHGLSGSEDSYYCRVTAGHLLAAGYPVMRLNLRGAGPGRDFAKTTYHAGRSEDIASVILDLDVKLKRHGVVAIGYSLGGNVLLKYLSEIGANADLLGAVTISAPIDLRATAHCITSKRNRLYHAHLIDGMRQERGHDAKDIRTITEFDNRIVAPEAGYRDAQEYYADCSAAPRLGSIRVPTLVIHASDDPWIPVTCYGQVRWDDNPYLQLKLPVSGGHVGFHGIGLDRPWYDMAILRFLDVLRHKAH from the coding sequence ATGGCTGACGGCGAACTGAGGATATTGCAGAAAATCGAGCTGCCGCCTTTCCGGCCCTTGCGGCTGTGGCGGGGCGGCGACCTGCAGACATTGCGCAACTGGCTGCGCCCGCCCAAGGACACGCTCGATCAATGGCCGGGCGAGGGACATATCTTCAACTGCCATGACGGCAGTGGTGATCGTCTCATCGCCAAACTCCACCGACCCGGCCATCCTGGCCGGCGACCCTTGGTGCTGTTGATCCACGGCTTGTCGGGCAGCGAGGACAGCTATTACTGCCGCGTCACCGCAGGGCATTTGCTGGCGGCCGGCTATCCGGTGATGCGCCTCAATCTGCGTGGTGCCGGGCCGGGCCGCGACTTTGCCAAGACGACCTATCACGCCGGGCGCAGCGAAGACATCGCATCGGTCATCCTCGATCTTGACGTGAAGCTGAAGCGCCACGGCGTTGTCGCCATCGGTTATTCGCTGGGTGGCAATGTCCTGTTGAAATATCTGAGCGAGATTGGCGCCAATGCCGACCTGCTGGGTGCCGTCACGATCTCGGCGCCGATCGACCTGCGGGCGACGGCGCACTGCATCACGTCCAAGCGCAACCGGCTCTATCACGCCCATCTCATCGATGGCATGCGCCAGGAGCGCGGCCACGATGCCAAGGATATCCGCACCATCACCGAATTCGACAACCGCATCGTGGCGCCGGAGGCCGGCTATCGCGACGCGCAGGAATACTATGCCGATTGCTCAGCGGCACCGCGTCTCGGCAGCATCCGCGTGCCGACGCTGGTCATTCACGCGTCGGACGATCCGTGGATACCCGTCACCTGCTACGGCCAGGTGCGCTGGGACGACAACCCCTATCTGCAACTGAAGCTGCCCGTTTCGGGTGGCCATGTGGGCTTCCACGGCATCGGCCTCGATCGCCCCTGGTACGACATGGCGATCCTGCGCTTCCTCGATGTCCTGCGTCACAAGGCGCATTGA